TGAGTAAATAAGTGGGAATTTATAATTGTGAAGTTCACTGTGCATTAGTTGTGAAAACAATAAATTCTTAATCCAGAAAAGAGTAATGATTCACTTGGCAAATGCAcacctgcaccatgttgatacACTGACTTCTGAATGCTATCTagcttctcaagaaattcaggTGATTGAACCCTTGATTGGAGAAGATCGCACAGCTGCAAAGTGAATGAACATGCAGAGACCTTAGCACAGCTCTAGAACAGGAAGGAATAAGTACAGAGGAAGCACAATTTAATTCATGCCACCCCCAAGAAGCAAAACAGTTTAAACCACAGTTTTGAAGTGCCAGAAACACGGCCCAAAGTGGTCCGCAAGTGTCTAGCTGTAATACCAACTATTTCAAAATCCATGGCATCGTCTGGTGATTGAATTTGCTAAATCCATAAGTTGAGAACTGTGAAATTAAATAATCACTAATCGGAACTCCAAAAATCCATGGCCTCATCAGCTAGGGCAATCTCCTTGTTAATTCCCCCCTCTATGACACAGCAAGTGAACTCTCTGCATTACATCCAGATTTGACCTCAACAATCTGCTGCCGCACGCACACTCCTTCCCACATATCACCATCCATTATCCAGAAACCAGAATGCAAGTACATCTGGCAAACCATCACAATTAACTCGTTTACTGACTCAGCACGACACCACAAAAGGAGTAAGGCAATATTGAGGTGCGATCACTTAAATTGTCGCGATTTCAAATAAATCTGATATAATTCCAGCAGGCAGCAACCTCCAATCCAGCTAAATTACGAAACACCTAAACGCCGCTGCCTACCAATTAAACCCAATTCCTAAACTCCAACGAACTTTCAGACCACAAAATTAAGAGGTGCGCAGCGAGATCTCCCCTTACCTCGTCCGTCTCGTAGTCGACgtccgagggcggcggcggctgcgccccctcgtcaccgccgccgtggccgtccgcctcgccgccctcgTCCTCCTGCACTCCCTCCTTAGAATTCGCCCCCTCCTCAACCTCCCCCAGATCGACCTCGCCTATCATCTCGAGCGCGCGCTGGCACTGCTCCAGCACCGTCTCCAGCGTCCTCCGCCGCAGCTTCAGCTCATCGGgcaacctccgcctcgccgccgcctcctccgccggagGAGACGCAACCGAGGGGGAAGCGGGCTCCATCGAAACCCTAGGCGCGCGGCGACGGGGCGGTGGCTTGTCTCGCTTCGCAACGGCCGACCCTCAACGAGACCCCCGGACGGCGAAGAGAGAGGGGGGACGTGCGCGTGCTGTATCCGTGGCGGACTTGTTACTGCGCCCCGCCCGTGTTGTTTTGGTGGCTTGTTGGCGATAACCGGCAGCCGGTAGCGTCGTTACGGCCCGGTGGTGTTGCCCTCACGCCGCGCTGACGTTTGCTTGAAGGTGCGTGCTAATGCTACTGTCCTACTGAGAGGTGGGGATAAGGAGCAGGGGTCCCACACGTCAGGGACTCGTTAGGGCTGCGAGTTTATGAAGAAGTCGTAGATAAAACACGGAGAAAAATTAGTAGTACCGACTAATTAATCAGCTGTAAGAGAGACATTAATGGTAGCAATCATTGGAGAGGAGCAGGCCATGCACGAAGATTCGTGCAGACTACCCCAGCTAAACAAGAGGTACTAGTAATTTGCGaatttttttgtcattttcaGACAGTGAATTGCTTAAAGGAAATGTCGAATGTGCTAATCATATTCTTGGAAGACATCTTTTGGCCGACGCATTAATACGAGCCGCCATCAGTCGAGTGCTTAAAGTCACTGCCCAGTGCCCACTCATGCAGCAACCGGATACAGCTATCCAGGAAAAAGAACAATACATCGATCAGAGCAAAACTCTGTATTCCCAACCATACTTAAGAAACTTGGATCAGATTTTGAATAAATCGCCATATGCGAAAAACCTTTTCGCCAAAATACATTACCCCAAAACATACTCTACATTCAGATTATTCTACCAATGATATCATGTCTAAGTTACAGTCCCACTATAATCAGATAGGATGAGCATTACATTTTTTGTTTCATACAGAAAAACAAGGTACAAGAGGTATGTACAAGGATGGGAGTGGATATCAAGGTTAATTTGACCAAACATGCACCAGCCCTTTGCTGTTCCCAGTGTATATTTCATTGCGGTCCTCATCATAGAAGAGAGCAGTGATGTCCTCCAGAGCTTCCGAAACAGTGCTATGGATAGTAGATCTGCTCTTATCACCTCTCTTTCGAGGAGCAATTGTGAGAGTAGGATCACTGGGGGAGATCTTCGCAACGCACTTTCCCGTaaagatgttgctcatgttaaTTGATCCCATGGATGAAACTGAAAAACAGCAAGTTTATTCCAATTAGTAAAGGAGGAGTAATGTAGTATCAAGATATTACTAGTTTGAGTGGAATTTAGCTATACTTTCTCCAGCCTCGGTGTCAACACAATTTGTGGCCTGCTTTGAAACTTTGCAATATGAGATTATCAAGTCCTGGTCAGCAGTGATGTATATATTATTTGTATTGCAGTTAGGGTGCCATAACACATGATCCTCAAATGATGTAACTAGCTCTCCACGGAAATTCCAGGCTGCGACTGTCCTATTGCAGAATGTCAAGAATAGATTGTTTTCATATAGAAAGATGAATGCTGAGGGGGTCATGAACTCGGTTTTGCTGACTTCAATCAGATCGGAGTTTCTAACCTGGTCAAGAACTAAAGTcagttaaaaaaaatgaaaatgcaAGCCCCCCCAGAATTAACAGGAAAAATATATGGTGGCTTACATCAATAATCTGGAGATTTTCCTTGTCTTGCTTCACGAGCAACTTCTCATTAAACTGCTCGATGAAGTCAACCTTTCTATTTCGATGCAGCAACTGACTGAAGGTTTTCAGTGGAGTTCCATCCTCGATTGACAATATCGTCAGTGGAACATAGCAATTTGTCTTCTGGTATATCACGAGCATGATTCCAGGACTGATGGAAGAGAATCATGGTAAGAATGGAATATGAACTACCTAAATCAAATATGATTTTATCAGTGATCAGTGACAGCAAACCTTATTTTTATCTCCTGGATGTTCTTATCACATATGGAATACAGAAAGTTGTAGTTCTTTAGATCAAAAACCTTGTACGTACTGCAAAGAAGAAGCGTTaaacaatgcatatgcatgttGTCATACTGTTCAGTAAAAATGTCACTTACCTATCCTGGGCTGAAAAGGTCAATACTTTGCCATTAACAtcatcaaactcaacaaagCCAGGATATTTTAATGATTCAGTTTCAAATAAGGGAAATCCATCATTCAATTGGCCTCTTCTGATGTACCTAAAAAGCAATTGCAAGCAGAGAAGACAAATAAGTCGAAATGAATTGAAAAATGCTTTAAAAATTGCTAAAAAACTGATCATGTCATACAAAGAAGCACCAAGCATCTTAACAAACATACCAGCATCAAAAGCCATGGTAAACCTActgatatttttttaaaaaaaaaaaaggcacagCAATTATGAAGAAAAGCATAGAATAATAGCACGCGTGGTTTGCAGAAACCAAGACGATCAACAGCTAAGCAATAAAAATCAAAATACATTAACTAGGTCAAGAAGAAATGAGTGAGGTATCTTACTCTATTGGAGTTGTTCTGCACTTCAATGAGCTGAAACGATCTGATTCATAAACTGAAACAGTGATGAGGGATTCATTGTTCTTATTATAAAACAAGCTCCTAATAACTTCATCAGGACTTATATTCAAGTAGCATATGCGTTTGTTTGTTGCTGTCAGAACGATAAGAAGGTTATCAGGAACATAAACAGAGAGAAATCATAAATCAAATACTGTAAAGCATGAGACGTACTTCGATTAAATGCAGCACATAAACCTGACTGAGCAAGTGCAAATATAACATCCTTTGCAGCAACAATTTCAATAATTTTGGTTCTGGTCCACAAAAATGGCAATTGGACAAGAAAATGGACTTCATCATcatatgtgtcatattcttcctGCATAGACAATTTCAATCAAGGGCATAAATTACAGTGCAATACCTAAACCATATGTGGCAACACAACAGATAGTACACAGAGAAGTCCTTTTCATTTATATATTGTGTATGTGTCATTTGTATTTAACTTTGATCTTGTGCACATGTGCTGCCCACTTGAAAATTTCCGTACTATAGTTTAGCTATTTTGGATGATCAATATAACAACATCCATATCTCCAAAGATATCAAAGTGAAAATTGTGTATTTTCAATTCCTTCTATCCATGTTGCAAACAGTACTAAGTCAAATTTGAgacaggaaaaagaaaacaacactTCTAAGTCACCATAATACACTCAGTTTCTCTTCTCGCACCTCCAACTCAATCAACCGGACAAAATACAGATTGTAAAAGATTGTCACACACTATTATGTTAACACACAATATGCAAAAACAGAAATGCAACATGTCAGAGTTACTATTTGCTCACATGTTCATGTTGGTAAGCTCATGCTCTCAGATGTGCTATAGCGGTGATGTGGTAATTCCAAAATTTGCTGAATAATATAAAAGTCTTGGTATCCACTTAGTCACGATGATGAAAGCCCACAAGTTGCAATTTAACTGGCATATATTAGTCTTCTAGATTCTTCAGAAATAACAGTTTTCATAAATCCCATGGATAACTGTACACAAAGTTAGGAGCATTTGAATATTTAACAACTGCGAAAAACAGAAAAAGGAagggaaaaaaaggagaaacaaAGTTTTAAAAATTCTAAGCTATATTCACTTCCAGCACATGTTGTGTAGCAAACTGATTACAACATGTCATGGCAGGTTATGTATTGGACTACTATATCGTGCTATTTGCACGCTGAACCTGGATAGGATATTAGGAACCATATTCCAATTGCAGCTGGGAGTCCCAGATCTAACCACACCCAAACCTTGTCAGAAGCAACTTCAGTTCACCCAACCATCAGTTACTCATTTTCTAACcattaccctaacacctccacAAGTATCACCATGTTATATAATGATCAAATCGAACATTACAGTTCCTGAAGTCCTGAATTAGCAATCCCTAATCACCACTAGTTTCCTGGATCAGCTGGCAACAGGAGTTTATAGGGCACCACTAGATTCTCTAAGACCGTAGCAGGAACCTACAGTTACGAGGTGGGTGCGCGGAGCACAGACCTGGAGCTGGAAGTTGCCGAACTTCTCGGGGCACGagaacgaggaggaggagggcgccgcgggccgcggcggccgtcggtggccgccgccgatcTCGCGGCGCGCGACCTTGTGGACGGAGTCCGAGGGGTCCCTGCGCGGCGGCTTGCGGCACGTGGAGCGCAGGCCGGCGGAGAGCCacgcgcggcgccgcgcggcggtGATGCGGAGGCGCACGCGCAGGCCGGGCTTGTGGTGGTGCTCCATGGCCCGCGCCTGGCCCCCCGCGGGGAGAAGAGAGAGCCGGTGGTGGCGGGGAGCGGGAGGGGAGAATTCCGAGCTAGGGTTTTGAGCAAGGAAGCGCCATGGGAGCTGGGGAGCAAAGAGTGTGGCGAGGAGAAGTGGGGAGGGGAGTGAACGATGGGGGGTCCCGTCGAGGTCGGTCCACAGACGACAAGGGTTAAGTGTACCAACAGCTGGGCCTACAGTACAGTGTACGACATGGCTTATTTTGGACTTCAGTAAACCAAGAGTCAAGGAGTCAGCAAACGACGCTCTCGGCTCtcccatgaaaaaaaaagtttaaagTATAGTAACTTCACGGTTATAAATCCTAATAAATGTGTAAAATTATGAATGTAGATCTTTTGGGAtgtatggccctgtttggttcatgCTAGGAAGTTCATGCTAGtcactttgaccattaattaaaggtattaaataaagtcagtttgcaaaactaactcTAGAACCCCTGCGTTAGGAATCTTAAAGAATCTaacgaggtctttgaccgcgtgattagaggatggttactgtagcatcactgtagccaattatcaaTTAATTGCCGTCATTAGATTTattgcgaaaagttacactcatccctaaaaagattttgcaaatagattttatttagtactccatgtatatgagattttttttcgaaaaatgtgtgtgctagaattctagcgccatccaaacagggcctatagTTAAACAGCTAAAGCTTCATATGTTCCATCGGATCTTTGGTCAAAGTCTCAATTATTTTGTGGCATCCCGTGTAGTTAATAAATTTCACATGTCCCTGTCAAAATTCAAGGATATTCGGTGTAAAATCTAACAGCTCACGTTATAGAATAGTGTTTCGTTATGAAATTGAAGCGGCTAGAAAATTATTTTTCATTCCAACAAAATCCGATCAGAGGTTCTTTTTTAGAAAGAAGGATGATCAGATCGATTTCAGAGAAACAAAGTTTATGTCTTTTACAACATCAGTTTAAGATATTTTAGTCCCACTCTCCTAGCCACAGAAAGCTATGACTAAGAAGTACTCGGTTATTACATCAACTTCCCGACATTTGGACACAGCTGGCGGATTGGCTAGCAATGCAAGACTTCAACCAATATTATGGGAGGTAACCTCCTCTGTTCATGCTTGGTGGTCGGCCATGGCTATATTGGTGGGCGTACCACGGCGCGAAGTGCGATCATTGATCATCCTAGCCACTTGGGAGATTTGGAAAGAGTGCAACACACGTATATTTGACCGACGAGAGAAGCATCGATTTGGAGTTTGGCTGGTGCAAAGCACTTAGGCCTTCTAACTAAAggtgtttatttttttttcttgggacttttttctttttttgtactTTAGTCTATCAGGCTCCtccttctttttaatataacaGACAGATCTTCTACTGGtttgttttcaaaaaagaaaaggtttAAACAACATTCGATCAGAGTATCTAACCCCAGCTATGGAACGAGAGAACACACTGAACCACCCCAACTGAGCTCTGCCCGAGTAGCAGCTACGACATGTCCTGGCTCCTGAGTCCTGATACCTGAACATCATGTCCCCCGGGTCAATGGCTCATCATCCATTCACGCTCACAAGTCACAAAAAGCCATTGCATCCCCGAAGCGACCTGACCAGCAACAGGTAAAACGTCCGGTGGCCGGCATCGCAACCGGTACAGGGGAATTTCCGAAGACGGATGGTCGTCGTCAGTAGCTCTGGCAGTCCGTGCCCTGGCCCTTGCTTCCTGTTGATGTCGTGCCGCTAGATTCCCGTGACCGCTAGTAGCACGATCATTAGCAGCATAAAAGCGAGCAGCATCCCATGCAGTCATGCACAGCACAGGCTACTCTAGCGTCCAGTACAGCCAGGGGATAAACTTCTTCACGGGGGGCGGGCGCTGATCGGGCGCAGAGGCTGCAGGCTAGCGACCAGAGGCGGGCAGCGAGACGCGACCCGGCGCCCCGGCAGGAATGCGTAAATGCGGGCACGTACAAGCGTGTGGCTGGTCGCCCCGCATCGGGTGCCCCTGACACGATCGCGGGCGCGTAAATGAGCACCAGAGGCGGACGCAACCGAGCCGGGCCCTTTCTGTTCTGGGGTGTTCGtaccggcccggccggcgggcTCGATCTCATATTCTCTCGGACAGAGCGCACCGTCGCGCGCAAGAGACCCGGATCTTTGTCTGCTGGGGGCGACGACGCACCGGCCGCGGCACAAGGTATGTCACCCGGACCCCGCGCCGCGCACTCCACCGTGCGTGCCCCCGCGGCGCGCCGTGTTTACGTGCCCGCCCTGCGAGATGTGACCTGACCCGCCTCCCTCGGTGAGTCGGTATTTGCGTAATTGCGTTGATCGGTGGGCGGAAGGCGTCGTCCTACATGCTCGCCGCCGGGACAGACAACTGGGGCAGCCTATTTAACCGCTCACGCCACCGGCATGCCAATCTAGGCCGTCGTGGCCCACGCCAAGTCCGCGCGGGGCCGGCCCGCCCACGTCCCCACCCCGAGCCGTCACCGTCAAGCCTACAAGCCAACCTGCGACCGCGAGGCGGAAGGCTTCCCCAAATAATCCCAACTCGCCCGGCGGCCGTCCGTTTAACAAACGAACCCACAGTCCCACAcctgtcgccgccgcgcgcccgcgcgTGCGCCCCACGACGCCAGGCCACCACCttcccgccggccggcccggggCATCGCCTCCCCTCCCTGCCGCCCTCCCCCCACCACAAAGTCAAAATCCGACCCCGAGAGCTATAGCTGAGAGCCACCGCCACGTCCCATTGCTTCCCACGCGCGCGCGTGCACAGGAGCCGGCCGACGTGACGACCAGACGAACCGCGTGCGCGAACGAGGCCGGCGCGGCGATCGACGACCGACCGACCGGGACCATGCCGCGCGGcctcggctccggcggcgaggaggcggtggaCCTGTGGGCGATGGCCGCCGAGCTGGAGCGGCAGTTCGCGGGGTACAAGCAGCGGCTCGCCGAGCGGGGCGGCAAGGCGGCGCGcgagcgcgacggcgacgccgccgccgccgcttatTACGACGGCACGGGCGGTGTCGGCGTGTacgaggcggcggaggctgaTGAGgcgggaggccgcggcggcggcggcggcggcagcagcgacgTGAGGGGGAGGATGTACGAGGCGTACGTGCGGCGGAGGGACGAGCGGCTGCGGGAAGGGTGGCGCGCGCGCATGGagcgcaaggaggccgaggTCAAGGCGCTCTGGGCGcagctcgagctcaccggccGCGCCGGGGCTGGCGCCGAGAGGGCGCCCGGCGGCGACCCGACGCCGACCAcgacggacggcggcgcggccgccggagacGAGGTAGGTAATTCTGTTACGTGCCATACCACACCAAGCTGCCCGTTTTCTGTTTCGCGGTTGTTCGCCACGACACGTTGCCGTctcttcttggcttccttccgATCCCTCCCTGAACGGGTCATTTTTGAACGGTTCCATCTCGTTCCTCGAAGAGGAAAGCGCTGCTGCCACCGTGCCTCGGTTTGCGTATGGAGCTGGTCTTCATACGATTCCACTTGATCCTCGCGATGATCGAGCTATGGGTATAGGGTGGGCGCCGCATCGATGATTCGATGTGACACATTCCGGTATCTTCCCTCCGCTTTTAAGGAAAAAGTACCCCCTCAATTATGGGATGGACTACATAACCCTCAACCTATAAAACAATTTATATCACCTCTGAACTTTCCAAACACGGTCAAATTACCCCTAAAATAGTTTTGAAAAACCATAGTAAATaagagaaaaatcataaaatggaaaatccaattgtgttagactccaaatgagtagatctacatagtgaacatataatatgctATGCTTTAGTATTTTTTTGCTGTAGCTTTAGATCTGTGCTTTTCTTCATAACTGTAAAAAAATGTACTgaagcataccatattatatgttcactgtgtagcTCTACTCATTTGGCGTCCAACACAattggattttttattttatgatttttctgtgatttactatgatttttcaaaattgaTTTAGGGgataatttgaccggttttggaaagttcatGGGTGATATAGACCGTTTCATAAGTTAGAGGATTATGTAGTCCCTCCCAAAAAGTTGAGGGGGTGATATGGACTTCTTCCCCGTTCTTAACGTCCAGCAAAAAGTAGAATTCCGGGCTTCCTTTCttcagcatgcatgcatgatgcctGCCTAGCTCAGCATTCactcctttctttctttctgtctttctttttttttgaacgaacatgCACTCCTTGAACACAACATTCATGCGATGTCCAAATTCGAATGTTCCAAAGTTGAGAGGAAGAAACCATTTCCAAAAGGCAAatgagaaagagaaaaataaatgCGGGTGGACAAACAATTAGTTTGGGAGCAGAACTTGGCcacc
This window of the Panicum virgatum strain AP13 chromosome 1K, P.virgatum_v5, whole genome shotgun sequence genome carries:
- the LOC120644056 gene encoding uncharacterized protein LOC120644056; protein product: MEHHHKPGLRVRLRITAARRRAWLSAGLRSTCRKPPRRDPSDSVHKVARREIGGGHRRPPRPAAPSSSSFSCPEKFGNFQLQEEYDTYDDEVHFLVQLPFLWTRTKIIEIVAAKDVIFALAQSGLCAAFNRTTNKRICYLNISPDEVIRSLFYNKNNESLITVSVYESDRFSSLKCRTTPIEYIRRGQLNDGFPLFETESLKYPGFVEFDDVNGKVLTFSAQDSTYKVFDLKNYNFLYSICDKNIQEIKISPGIMLVIYQKTNCYVPLTILSIEDGTPLKTFSQLLHRNRKVDFIEQFNEKLLVKQDKENLQIIDVRNSDLIEVSKTEFMTPSAFIFLYENNLFLTFCNRTVAAWNFRGELVTSFEDHVLWHPNCNTNNIYITADQDLIISYCKVSKQATNCVDTEAGEISSMGSINMSNIFTGKCVAKISPSDPTLTIAPRKRGDKSRSTIHSTVSEALEDITALFYDEDRNEIYTGNSKGLVHVWSN